In Lodderomyces elongisporus chromosome 2, complete sequence, the following proteins share a genomic window:
- the ACP2 gene encoding mitochondrial acyl carrier protein — MFRTVLSRSIKASQRSFSSVAPMQKLTQLRALQPVCLGLKAPSATTLNFTRSYAGFPALQRDDAKERIIELLEGFDKVEPEKAKTITESSSFVQDLGLDSLDVVEVVMELEHEFNIQIPDNEADSIKTVGQAIDYIMAQPDSC; from the coding sequence ATGTTTAGAACGGTATTATCAAGATCAATTAAAGCTAGTCAAAGATCTTTTTCTCTGGTAGCACCAATGCAGAAACTCACCCAGCTTCGAGCTTTACAACCAGTTTGTCTCGGTCTTAAAGCACCATCTGCAACCACCCTCAACTTCACTCGTTCATACGCAGGATTTCCAGCTTTGCAAAGAGATGATGCCAAGGAAAGAATCATTGAGTTGTTGGAAGGTTTTGACAAAGTTGAACCTGAAAAGGCCAAAACCATTACCGAGTCATCCAGTTTTGTTCAAGATTTAGGCTTGGATTCTTTggatgttgttgaagttgttATGGAATTGGAGCACGAATTCAACATTCAAATTCCAGATAATGAAGCCGACTCGATAAAGACAGTGGGACAAGCCATCGATTACATCATGGCACAACCCGATTCATGTtaa
- a CDS encoding uncharacterized protein (BUSCO:EOG092653KS), giving the protein MFRSILGSVSRRLTSGPVSASQLLTPYAQSIQHAKLGPTSLVSSSLSPSSSTFSQLRYSSINQIQFYKHYDPVKIRPTQSPDLENNCFKRGVILRIMILKPKKPNSALRKCARVRLSNGKVISALIPGEGHNLQEHHVVLVRGGRVQDVPGVKYHLVRGAYDLAGVANRTTSRSRYGVKKPKQ; this is encoded by the coding sequence ATGTTTAGATCGATCCTAGGGTCTGTTAGCCGCCGTTTAACTTCAGGACCAGTCTCGGCATCTCAGCTTCTTACGCCATATGCCCAATCTATACAGCATGCAAAACTTGGGCCAACTTCATTggtttcttcatcattatcaccATCTTCTTCCACTTTCTCACAACTTCGGTACTCgtcaatcaatcaaatcCAATTTTACAAACATTACGATCCGGTGAAGATCCGTCCCACACAATCACCAGATTTGGAGAATAATTGTTTTAAAAGAGGTGTCATTTTACGTATCATGATTTTGAAACCCAAAAAGCCAAATTCAGCATTGAGAAAATGTGCAAGAGTCAGATTGAGTAATGGTAAAGTTATCAGTGCATTAATCCCAGGAGAGGGCCACAATTTGCAAGAGCATCATGTTGTATTAGTACGCGGAGGAAGAGTTCAAGATGTTCCTGGTGTCAAGTACCATTTGGTAAGAGGAGCTTACGATTTGGCAGGTGTAGCTAACAGAACCACATCTAGGAGTAGATATGGTGTGAAGAAACCTAAGCAGTAA
- the ARC35 gene encoding Arp complex subunit (BUSCO:EOG09263EQZ) → MLQIEQENLLIQKTLTERLFPVEGDSLKSLDRIITDFDFTTYHISTVSGDKGKLLISISQKCWDDLVKCDNVAYLQSKYEQYKSLTILDNSQIEQGYNYSLILDTEASVAQDDEETRLKLIEDLALLRRHSMAAPFHKAFNRYDELAKKYANSNTYAEEIQQELSGEEVIVIKYRGVDETIYLKPSFDRVTVIFSTLFQDETDKVFGKVFLQEFVDARKRSVQTAPQVLYSHVDAPLDIQNYIPQSKKGKINDDNKGYVTFVLFPRHLVRGDKRENCISHIQLFRNYFHYHIKCSKAYMHSRMRFRVKEFLKILNRAKPENVDDEGKVIENRKTASGRRFDVKA, encoded by the coding sequence ATGTTGCAAATTGAACAGGAAAATTTACTTATACAAAAAACACTTACAGAACGGTTGTTCCCAGTTGAAGGAGACTCACTCAAGTCTCTTGATCGTATCATTACCGATTTCGACTTTACTACATACCATATTAGCACTGTGTCTGGTGACAAGGGCAAATTGCTTATATCGATTAGTCAAAAATGTTGGGACGATTTAGTCAAGTGCGATAATGTTGCTTACTTGCAATCAAAGTACGAGCAATACAAAAGCTTGACCATTTTAGACAATTCTCAAATCGAGCAAGGTTACAATTATTCACTTATCTTAGACACGGAAGCCTCTGTCGCGCAGGATGACGAAGAGACCAGATTAAAGTTAATTGAGGACCTTGCACTTCTTAGACGTCATTCCATGGCAGCACCATTCCATAAGGCGTTTAATAGGTATGATGAACTAGCAAAGAAATATGCCAACTCCAACACTTACGCGGAGGAAATCCAACAAGAGTTGAGTGGCGAAGAAGTCATTGTTATAAAATACAGGGGTGTTGATGAGACAATCTACCTTAAACCTTCATTTGATCGTGTTACCgtaattttttcaacctTATTCCAGGATGAAACAGATAAGGTGTTTGGTAAGGTTTTCTTACAGGAATTCGTTGACGCTAGAAAGAGATCGGTGCAAACTGCTCCACAAGTCTTGTATTCCCACGTAGATGCTCCGTTGGACATACAAAACTATATTCCACAATCGAAGAAGGGCAAGatcaatgatgataataaagGATATGTGACATTTGTATTGTTCCCTAGACACTTGGTTCGTGGCGACAAGAGAGAAAACTGTATTTCGCATATCCAGTTGTTCAGAAACTATTTCCACTACCATATTAAATGTTCCAAGGCGTACATGCATTCCAGAATGAGATTCAGAGTGAAGGAATTTTTGAAGATTTTAAATAGAGCCAAGCCAGAGAATGTGGATGACGAAGGTAAGGTTattgaaaatagaaagacTGCAAGTGGAAGAAGATTCGATGTTAAGGCATAG
- the SKY1_1 gene encoding serine/threonine protein kinase, CMGC gives MPKAQSKLSLALQQADTIEQEQQQQSIASRLNKSHHDTSQKQRHHFRNKSAASSYSSNSNNSHNGNSDNTVENNHKDSNNYGGSGKTNLNFNSNINNSNNNINHTGNVATNASNISEIFGKHRTHRKSNASNSNNTSMLSTSTPSSSTIFQSNVTNANNASLANANIDIKKDARGFAPSQNGAVFKPIPSPSLLPNLVQHSSPYVSTTPSSARHFKPELSPLKTTFGDDDNSDDDDDGGGGEGEGEGDGEGEGEGECKGKGKGVNEDKYQSMNVSENKRDPKNERGWLANNNTQEEEGNYSPTNSFDEYEPELELKLESKGPQYNLHQQYYQAKNVADEKRKKQKVHEQHILSPTKNYKAEESTSTKAEKSGKKGSAKGVDNEGSRTDGFSKDELLLEDEDQDDSDDEPMNPADEEDLKDYGPGGYHPCYIGEEYKNGKYTLVRKLGWGHFSTVWLARDNDKQCHVAVKVVRSAKHYTETAVDEIKLLDKVTTSDVNHPGHQHVIQLLDTFTHKGPNGVHVVMVFEVLGENLLGLIRRYKHRGIPVVFVKQIAKQLLAALDFLHRTCGVIHTDLKPENILIEIGDVEQIVRMVEQENLQRKLSKKLSKSSKSSTPSSSYTPHSLTGKNSVEKTAVGSLTSPSLGRSGRRSRRHTLITGSQPLPSPLRTLNRSFTSIYGFSTTTANTPIKGISINNQNNQNNPNNHNHNHYTSNNSAFAASSALASAISGSAAIPLATTAEQHNEDDDEIDHTLNNSLSSMSLTNSNSYQAANVDPVQIPNESNFRLDESSNVTDVNDVINEDELISVKIADLGNACWTDHHFTDEIQTRQYRAPEVLLGYHWGCSSDLWSFAALIFELLTGDYLFDPRDGKSYSKDDDHIAQIIELLGGFPRMMLKESMYARDFFTSRHELRRITKLKPWALKDVLAEKYKFSISDAIEIADFLLPMLTLRPEERADAGGMINHPWLRDALGLENVVFERPVGGSGDDIPGWAKELCTTTTHAAGTFTPNNNKSHQHHYYH, from the coding sequence ATGCCGAAAGCACAATCAAAGCTTTCATTAGCATTACAGCAGGCTGATACCATagagcaagagcaacaacaacaaagcaTTGCATCGAGATTAAATAAAAGTCATCATGATACACTGCAAAAACAGCGGCACCATttcagaaacaaaagtgCAGCATCGAGCTACTCGAGCAATTCAAACAATTCACATAATGGCAATAGCGACAATACTGTAGAAAATAACCATAAAGATAGCAATAACTATGGAGGAAGTGGCAAGACTAACCTTAATTTTAACCTGAACATTAATAatagcaataacaatatcaaTCACACTGGTAATGTCGCTACTAACGCCAGTAACATCAGTGAAATCTTTGGTAAGCACAGAACTCATCGAAAATCAAATGCTTCAAACTCAAATAATACCAGCATGTTGTCAACATCCACTCCTAGTTCATCAACCATTTTCCAAAGCAATGTCACAAATGCTAACAATGCATCATTAGCTAATGCCAATATtgatataaaaaaagacgCCAGAGGGTTTGCGCCAAGCCAAAATGGTGCAGTTTTCAAACCTATCCCGAGTCCATCTTTGCTCCCAAATTTGGTACAGCATAGCTCACCATATGTATCCACAACCCCATCTTCGGCAAGACATTTCAAACCTGAGTTGTCACCATTAAAAACCACATTTGgcgatgatgataatagtgacgatgatgatgatggtggtggtggtgaagGTGAAGGTGAAGGTGACGGCGAGGGTGAAGGTGAAGGTGAATGCAAAGGCAAAGGTAAGGGTGTTAATGAAGATAAATATCAGAGCATGAATGTGAGTGAGAATAAAAGAGATCCAAAGAATGAGAGAGGATGGCTTGCAAACAATAACACACAAGAAGAGGAAGGCAATTATAGTCCCACAAACAGCTTTGACGAATATGAGCCTGAACTTGAATTGAAACTCGAATCAAAAGGACCACAGTACAACTtacatcaacaatattATCAAGCAAAGAATGTAGCAGacgagaaaagaaagaaacaaaaagtgcATGAACAACATATTCTTAGTCCcacaaaaaattacaaagcAGAAGAAAGTACCAGCACTAAAGCAGAAAAATCAGGAAAGAAAGGGTCTGCAAAAGGTGTAGACAATGAAGGATCCCGCACAGATGGGTTCAGTAAAGATGAACTTTTGTTGGAAGATGAGGACCAAGATGATTCTGATGATGAGCCCATGAATCCAGCTGACGAAGAAGACCTCAAGGATTATGGACCAGGAGGCTATCACCCGTGCTATATTGGCGAAGAGTACAAGAATGGGAAATATACACTTGTGAGGAAGCTTGGATGGGGTCACTTCTCTACAGTTTGGTTGGCAAGAGATAATGACAAACAGTGCCATGTTGCTGTGAAAGTAGTCAGATCAGCAAAACATTATACAGAGACTGCAGTCGATGAGATAAAATTGTTGGACAAAGTAACAACCTCCGATGTAAACCACCCGGGACATCAACATGTCATTCAGTTGTTGGATACATTCACTCATAAAGGCCCCAACGGTGTGCATGTTGTGATGGTGTTTGAAGTATTGGGTGAAAACCTTCTCGGCCTAATTAGACGTTATAAACACCGAGGCATTCCTGTGGTATTTGTCAAACAGATTGCCAAACAGCTTCTTGCCGCTTTAGATTTCTTGCATCGGACATGTGGTGTGATACATACTGATTTGAAACCTGAAAATATTTTAATTGAAATTGGAGATGTCGAGCAAATAGTCCGTATGGTGGAGCAAGAAAACTTGCAACGGAAACTACTGAAGAAGCTTTCAAAGTCATCCAAGTCATCAACACCAAGCAGCTCATATACTCCTCATTCACTTACAGGGAAAAACTCAGTAGAGAAAACAGCAGTTGGATCTCTTACTTCACCGTCATTGGGACGAAGCGGAAGAAGATCACGCAGACATACATTGATTACTGGATCGCAGCcattaccatcaccattgAGGACTTTGAACAGATCCTTTACTAGCATTTATggtttttcaacaacaacagctaaTACGCCAATCAAGGGGATATCGATCAATaatcaaaacaatcaaaataaTCCTAATAACCACAATCATAACCATTATACCTCCAACAATTCAGCATTTGCTGCCTCGTCGGCATTGGCATCAGCAATTTCTGGACTGGCAGCGATTCCGTTGGCAACTACTGCAGAGCAACATAAcgaagatgacgatgagATTGACCATACTTTAAACAACTCGTTATCGTCAATGTCTTtaacaaattcaaatagCTACCAAGCAGCCAATGTTGACCCTGTACAAATACCAAACGAGTCAAATTTCAGATTGGACGAGTCTTCAAATGTTACCGATGTTAACGATGTTATTAATGAAGACGAGTTGATCTCCGTCAAGATTGCCGATTTGGGTAACGCATGCTGGACTGATCATCATTTTACCGATGAGATACAGACTCGACAATATCGTGCCCCCGAAGTTTTATTAGGTTACCACTGGGGCTGCTCTAGTGACTTGTGGTCCTTTGCTGCTCTCATCTTTGAGTTACTAACCGGTGACTATTTGTTTGATCCGCGCGATGGTAAATCCTATAGCAAGGACGATGATCACATTGCACAGATTATTGAGCTTCTTGGTGGGTTTCCAAGGATGATGCTTAAAGAGTCAATGTATGCACGAGACTTTTTCACATCAAGGCACGAATTACGCAGAATTACAAAGTTGAAACCATGGGCATTGAAGGATGTTTTGGCTGAGAAATACAAGTTCTCCATTCTGGATGCAATTGAAATTGCAGATTTCCTTTTACCGATGTTGACGCTTAGGCCAGAAGAAAGAGCAGATGCGGGTGGTATGATTAACCATCCATGGCTACGGGACGCATTGGGATTGGAAAATGTTGTGTTTGAGCGTCCTGTTGGCGGTTCGGGTGATGATATACCTGGATGGGCCAAAGAATTGtgtacaactacaacacaCGCTGCTGGTACTTTTACTCCAAATAATAACAAGTCgcatcaacatcattattatcattaa
- the MSI3 gene encoding adenyl-nucleotide exchange factor (BUSCO:EOG092616YZ) — translation MSTPFGVDLGNNNTVIACAKNRGIDIVVNEVSNRSTPSLVGFGPKSRYLGETAKNQQTSNIKNTVENLKRIVGLPHDHPDFKIEEQYFTVPLLQNKEDHGVSAKVKYLGKNQEFTATQLLAMYLDKIKDTAHKDTKGNISDICLSVPGWYTEKQRRAAADACRIAGLNPVRIVNEMTAAAVGYGVFKAADLPEDDYKKVAFVDVGHSSYQVSIAAVKRGELKILGSAYDKHFGGRNFDHAIAQHFADEFKGKYKIDVRENPKAYYRVLTAAEKLKKVLSANTQAPFNIESVMNDVDVSSSLTREELEELVQPLLAKLNVPIEAALKDAKLEAKDLDSIEVIGGSSRIPAVKDAISKVFGKPLSFTLNQDEAIAKGNAYICACHSPTVRVRPFKFEDYNQYTVSYFWDKEDNEDEDHLEVFPKGGLFPSTKIITLYRKGPSFDVEAKYTKSEELPKGTEHFIAKWTIGNVVLNENEPSIAVKLKLRNDPSGFYTIESAHTVEEQIVKELIEPTPKAEGAEDADEEEEQEPQYKEVKKLVKKNDCTIDVVCAALPNATLQSFIEQEAQMIMEDKLVADTEEKKNQLEEYIYELRGKLEDQYKEFAQPQEVEKLTGLLNKAEDWLYGDGEDAKKAKYIAKYEELASIGNIIRGRYLAKEQEKKEQYRQKQEAKQAQAMAEKMAEQRKNAKAGGKDAEGDTNMD, via the coding sequence ATGTCTACTCCATTTGGTGTTGATTTAGGTAATAACAATACTGTTATTGCTTGTGCAAAGAACAGAGgtattgatattgttgtCAATGAGGTCTCAAACAGATCCACACCATCCCTTGTTGGATTTGGTCCAAAGTCAAGATACCTTGGTGAAACCGCCAAGAATCAGCAAACCTCAAACATCAAGAACACCGTTGAGAACTTGAAAAGAATTGTTGGTTTACCTCACGACCACCCAGACTTCAAGATTGAAGAACAATACTTTACAGTTCCATTGCTCCAGAATAAGGAAGACCACGGTGTCTCTGCCAAGGTGAAATATTTGGGCAAGAACCAAGAGTTTACAGCTACTCAATTGTTGGCTATGTACTTGGACAAGATCAAGGACACCGCCCACAAGGATACCAAGGGTAACATCTCTGATATCTGTTTATCTGTCCCAGGATGGTACACCGAGAAGCAACGTCGTGCTGCAGCTGATGCTTGTAGAATCGCTGGATTGAACCCAGTCAGAATTGTTAATGAGATGACTGCCGCCGCTGTTGGTTACGGTGTTTTTAAGGCTGCCGATTTGCCTGAGGATGATTACAAGAAGGTTGcatttgttgatgttggtcACAGTTCTTACCAAGTCTCCATTGCCGCTGTTAAGAGAGGTGAGTTGAAGATTCTTGGTTCTGCTTATGACAAGCACTTTGGTGGAAGAAACTTTGACCATGCTATTGCTCAACATTTTGCTGATGAATTCAAGGGTAAGTACAAGATTGATGTTAGAGAAAATCCAAAAGCTTACTACAGAGTGTTGACCGCTGctgagaaattgaagaaggtTTTGAGTGCCAACACTCAAGCTCCATTCAACATTGAGAGTGTTATgaatgatgttgatgtctcttcttcattgaCCAGAGAAGAATTGGAAGAGTTGGTACAGCCATTGTTGGCCAAGTTGAATGTTCCAATCGAGGCTGCATTGAAGGATGCCAAATTGGAAGCTAAGGACTTGGACTCCATTGAAGTTATTGGTGGTTCTTCAAGAATCCCAGCTGTTAAGGATGCTATTTCCAAGGTTTTTGGTAAGCCATTGTCATTCACTTTGAACCAAGATGAGGCTATTGCCAAAGGTAACGCATACATTTGTGCTTGTCACTCACCAACTGTTAGAGTCAGACCATTCAAATTCGAAGACTACAACCAATACACCGTTTCGTACTTTTGGGACAAGGAAgataatgaagatgaagaccACTTGGAGGTTTTCCCCAAAGGTGGTTTGTTCCCAAGCACTAAGATTATCACTTTATACAGAAAGGGTCCATCTTTCGATGTTGAGGCTAAATACACCAAATCTGAGGAGTTGCCAAAGGGAACTGAGCACTTTATTGCCAAGTGGACCATTGGCAATGTTGTTTTGAATGAAAACGAGCCATCAATTGCTGTTAAGTTGAAGTTGAGAAACGACCCATCTGGATTCTACACTATTGAGTCCGCACACACCGTTGAAGAGCAAATTGTCAAGGAATTGATTGAGCCTACTCCAAAAGCAGAAGGTGCCGAAGATgcagatgaagaagaagagcaagagcCACAATACAAAGAAGTCAAGAAATTGGTTAAGAAGAATGACTGTACAATTGATGTTGTATGTGCTGCTTTGCCAAATGCTACACTCCAATCTTTTATCGAGCAAGAAGCACAAATGATTATGGAAGATAAATTGGTTGCTGACAccgaagagaagaagaaccaaTTGGAGGAGTACATTTACGAATTAAGAGGTAAATTGGAAGATCAATACAAGGAGTTTGCCCAACCACAAGAAGTTGAGAAATTGACTGGGTTATTGAACAAAGCTGAGGACTGGCTTTATGGAGATGGTGAAGATGCCAAGAAGGCCAAATACATTGCCAAATATGAAGAATTGGCTTCAATTGGTAACATCATTAGAGGTAGATACTTGGCCAAGgagcaagaaaagaaggaacaaTACAGACAAAAGCAAGAGGCTAAGCAAGCCCAAGCTATGGCTGAAAAGATGGCtgagcaaagaaaaaacgcTAAAGCCGGTGGAAAAGATGCTGAAGGCGATACCAACATGGATTAA
- the NPL4 gene encoding nuclear protein localization protein 4 (BUSCO:EOG09260UA2), which produces MSLILRFRSKDGMFRVNTDSSSTFQTVVDQLSSKLPTTDYDQITVSDKPNNKNDSGSQAKTLSSILHQTISELQLKNGDLLFLNYSNAIPQGTLASTSSTKSQSGSIAINSSGGSSGPATASGANASTIRVSPTTHGPVKVSQLPIDDELDSQDGILSRPISSMCRHGAKGMCEYCSPLPPWDENYRKEHAIKHISYHAYLKQQMAKFNKKELSSSYIAPLENPNYAINLNCNEGHQSYPRGICSKCQPSPITLQLQKFRMVDHLEYASHTILNDFINVWRSTGVQRFGYLYGRYEKFDKVPMGIKAVVEAIYEPPQHDELDGLTLLDWEDEPIVDAIAAKLGLQKVGIVFTDLTDSGNRDGTVLCKRHKDSYFLTNLEIIMAAKFQIKNPNITKYANSGEFSSKFVTCVISGGLQGEIEPRSYQVSSSAEGLVKADIITGSTQPSQIYVNGNNDTRYVPDIQYSKINEYGLEVKSNAKPTFPGEFLLVSLTDSFPIDPKPLFTSKISYVIENREFLGHGDIDGSDHLQNLSSVAKFIKSNDSELFDFHWLVHVAKMGILSEEELSLLCKYVKEKKYDDYLQLMESGGWMTFLTILEQST; this is translated from the coding sequence ATGTCCTTAATTCTTCGATTCAGATCCAAAGATGGAATGTTTAGAGTCAATACGGACTCATCTTCTACTTTTCAAACAGTAGTCGATCAATTGTCGCTGAAGCTACCGACTACAGATTATGATCAAATTACAGTTTCAGATAAACCAAATAATAAGAATGATCTGGGTTCTCAAGCAAAGACTCTTCTGTCAATACTACATCAAACTATATCTGAATTGCAACTCAAGAACGGtgatttactttttttaaactaTTCCAATGCTATACCACAAGGTACTCTTGCCTCTACATCATCTACTAAACTGCAAAGTGGTTCAATTGCCATAAATTCATCTGGAGGTTCATCTGGACCTGCTACAGCCTCTGGTGCCAACGCCAGTACTATCAGAGTGTCTCCCACGACTCACGGTCCAGTTAAGGTCTCCCAGTTACCCATTGACGATGAACTTGATTCACAAGATGGGATATTGTCCAGACCAATCTCTTCGATGTGCAGACATGGTGCCAAAGGAATGTGTGAGTATTGTTCTCCTTTACCACCATGGGACGAGAATTACCGCAAGGAACATGCAATCAAGCATATCTCGTATCACGCATACCTTAAACAACAAATGGCCAAGTTCAACAAAAAGGAGTTGTCTTCGTCGTATATTGCGCCTTTGGAGAACCCGAATTATGCCATCAACTTGAACTGTAATGAAGGTCATCAAAGTTACCCACGGGGAATATGTTCCAAATGTCAGCCGCTGCCCATTActttgcaattgcaaaaatttCGAATGGTGGATCATTTGGAATATGCATCGCATACTATTTTGAATGACTTTATCAATGTGTGGCGATCAACTGGAGTCCAAAGATTTGGGTATTTGTATGGGAGGTACGAAAAGTTTGACAAAGTGCCAATGGGCATCAAAGCGGTTGTTGAAGCAATCTATGAGCCGCCACAGCATGACGAATTAGACGGGTTGACTTTGTTGGACTGGGAAGATGAGCCAATTGTGGATGCAATTGCTGCAAAGTTGGGCTTGCAGAAGGTTGGTATAGTTTTTACTGATTTGACTGATTCTGGAAACAGAGATGGTACTGTATTGTGCAAGAGACACAAGGATAGCTACTTTTTGACGAATTTGGAAATCATAATGGCGGCAAAgtttcaaatcaaaaatcCAAACATAACCAAGTATGCCAACCTGGGCGAATTTAGTTCAAAGTTTGTCACTTGTGTGATCTCTGGTGGGTTGCAAGGCGAGATTGAACCTCGTTCATACCAAGTAAGCTCCAGTGCTGAAGGTTTGGTGAAGGCCGATATTATTACTGGATCAACGCAACCGAGCCAAATTTATGTTAACGGAAACAATGATACTCGATATGTTCCAGATATACAATATTCCAAGATTAATGAGTATGGGTTGGAAGTGAAGTCGAATGCAAAGCCTACTTTTCCTGGAGAGTTtttgcttgtttctttaacAGATTCGTTTCCAATCGATCCCAAGCCATTGTTTACTAGTAAAATTAGTTATGTCATTGAGAACAGGGAGTTTTTAGGGCACGGCGATATTGATGGTCTGGATCATTTGCAAAACCTCTCGTCTGTTGCTAAATTTATCAAACTGAACGATTCTGAGCTATTTGATTTCCACTGGCTTGTACATGTGGCCAAAATGGGGATCTTGAGCGAAGAAGAGTTAAGTTTGCTTTGCAAATACGTGAAGGAGAAAAAGTATGATGACTATTTACAGTTGATGGAAAGCGGCGGTTGGATGACTTTTTTAACCATTTTGGAGCAAAGTACatag